One Nitrosopumilus piranensis genomic region harbors:
- a CDS encoding 30S ribosomal protein S5, with protein sequence MSQTAQSKPAQGGPRGKAPPTYGRGPPGGSKGGDRPRRPRREPEEEVWVPKTILGQKVASGEITSLEEIIELGLRIQEAGIIKKLLPDLKSEVVDVGIIQKMTSNGQSTRFKAIVATGNENGYLGIGQGKSKQMRIAIEKATNAAYLNVNPIKMGCGSWECRCDQKHSVPFRVRGKGGSVTIEIIPAPRGLGLVAGGKIKRLLELAGLKDAWTTAKGSTPTMNSTSKAILDCLRQTFSQG encoded by the coding sequence ATGAGTCAAACAGCACAATCTAAACCCGCACAAGGCGGACCAAGAGGAAAAGCTCCACCAACTTATGGTAGAGGCCCACCTGGTGGTTCAAAAGGTGGAGACCGTCCAAGAAGACCACGTAGAGAACCAGAAGAAGAAGTTTGGGTTCCAAAAACAATCTTGGGACAAAAAGTAGCATCAGGAGAAATTACATCTCTTGAAGAAATTATTGAATTAGGATTAAGAATTCAAGAAGCAGGAATTATCAAAAAACTACTTCCTGATTTGAAGAGTGAGGTAGTTGATGTTGGGATTATTCAAAAGATGACATCAAACGGACAATCAACTAGATTCAAAGCAATCGTTGCAACTGGAAACGAGAACGGTTACTTGGGAATTGGTCAAGGTAAATCAAAACAAATGAGAATTGCAATTGAAAAGGCAACAAACGCTGCTTATCTTAACGTCAACCCAATCAAGATGGGATGTGGCAGTTGGGAATGTAGATGTGATCAAAAACATTCTGTTCCATTTAGAGTAAGAGGAAAGGGCGGAAGTGTTACTATTGAAATTATTCCCGCACCACGTGGATTAGGTCTGGTAGCTGGAGGTAAAATTAAACGATTATTGGAATTAGCAGGTCTCAAAGACGCTTGGACTACGGCAAAAGGCTCTACTCCAACAATGAACTCTACTTCAAAAGCTATCTTGGACTGTCTTAGACAGACATTTAGTCAGGGTTGA
- a CDS encoding 50S ribosomal protein L18, which translates to MAYSKILRRLREEKTNYKKRGTMLMGKRDFITVNITNENTQVQILKPGMTGDKVVASAHSRYLLEKGWKGSRKSVPAAYLTGYLAGKKALGQGAKDAILYTGTRRYTQRMAAALKGVIDAGLEVPADEETFPSEDRINGEHLTVKNEISKMKSTIDTEVK; encoded by the coding sequence ATGGCCTATTCAAAAATATTGAGAAGATTAAGGGAAGAGAAGACCAATTATAAAAAACGCGGTACAATGTTGATGGGTAAGCGTGACTTTATCACTGTAAATATTACTAATGAAAATACTCAAGTCCAAATTCTAAAGCCTGGAATGACAGGCGACAAGGTTGTTGCATCTGCACACTCTAGATATCTGTTAGAAAAAGGCTGGAAGGGTTCTAGAAAGAGTGTACCTGCAGCATATCTTACAGGATATCTGGCAGGAAAGAAAGCACTTGGACAGGGTGCAAAGGATGCAATCTTGTATACTGGAACAAGAAGATACACCCAAAGAATGGCAGCCGCTCTTAAGGGCGTAATTGATGCCGGTCTAGAAGTTCCAGCTGATGAAGAAACTTTTCCATCCGAAGATAGAATCAACGGAGAACATCTTACTGTTAAAAACGAAATTTCCAAAATGAAATCTACAATTGATACTGAGGTAAAATAA
- the argF gene encoding ornithine carbamoyltransferase → MKLKTKNLLTLAELSPKEFVGLIDESIKLKKELKKGGNKPLLKNKTLTMIFQKPSTRTRVSFEIGMSQLGGYAVNLSSNDMQLSRGESVEDTAKTLSRYTDCIMARVYDHDLLEKLSQHATIPVINGLSDAFHPCQILADFMTIKEKKKKLQGIKIAWVGDGNNVCNSMIYGAALSGASMSIATPKGFEPDKKTVKEAQKSTKIKLTTDPIAAAKNADVVVTDTYSSIHNDDPKRIKKFLPKYQVNPKLMKSANKDAIFMHCLPAKRDQEVTSSVIDGPQSVIWDEAENRLHTQKALLASLIRA, encoded by the coding sequence CAAAAAATTTACTCACTTTAGCGGAATTATCCCCAAAGGAATTTGTGGGCCTAATTGATGAATCAATCAAACTAAAAAAAGAACTCAAAAAAGGTGGAAACAAACCTCTTCTAAAAAACAAAACACTAACAATGATTTTCCAAAAACCGTCTACTCGAACACGAGTAAGTTTTGAAATTGGAATGTCTCAGCTAGGAGGCTATGCAGTTAATCTCTCATCAAATGACATGCAACTCTCTCGTGGCGAGTCAGTTGAAGATACTGCAAAGACTTTGTCGCGATACACTGATTGTATTATGGCCCGAGTTTATGATCATGACTTGCTAGAAAAATTATCTCAGCATGCAACGATTCCAGTAATCAATGGACTTTCAGATGCATTTCATCCCTGCCAAATATTAGCTGACTTTATGACAATAAAAGAAAAGAAAAAGAAACTCCAGGGAATAAAGATTGCATGGGTTGGTGATGGCAATAATGTCTGCAACTCTATGATTTATGGCGCAGCATTGTCAGGTGCCTCCATGTCTATTGCAACTCCAAAGGGCTTTGAGCCTGACAAAAAGACAGTAAAAGAAGCACAAAAATCAACTAAGATAAAATTGACTACTGATCCTATTGCTGCAGCAAAAAATGCTGATGTAGTTGTAACTGATACGTATTCTTCTATTCATAATGATGATCCAAAGAGAATCAAAAAGTTTCTTCCAAAGTACCAAGTCAACCCAAAACTGATGAAGTCTGCAAACAAAGATGCGATCTTTATGCATTGTCTTCCAGCAAAAAGAGATCAAGAAGTTACATCATCTGTAATTGATGGACCGCAGTCTGTTATTTGGGATGAGGCAGAAAACCGCCTTCACACTCAAAAGGCATTGCTTGCCTCTCTAATTCGCGCTTAA